The Melitaea cinxia chromosome 9, ilMelCinx1.1, whole genome shotgun sequence DNA segment TACCATTTGATACTTTACCAAGTTTAATTGTAATTGCTTTGcccttaattttaaatacatacacacatttaTCCCAACAAATTCATAAacagcaaatatttttatataaaagatttaaaaaccGAAGACCTTGAGAAGAGTTGCGACCGAAGAAAGTTTAGATTATTGCTGCAAGGCCACATATAAATGCTACAATGATGAAAAACGGCAACCACGTCTTCATAAATGCAccaaaactgaaaaaaatatttgaatgttactAAGCTGAATCACAACATGAATTGGAGAAGCACATGAAAATTCATACATTAACAATCCTACCCCCGACCTTACCCAGGAACTGTCACCAACTTACACACCACAGAAACACGATACTACTTGAGatcaatgtttaattatttatttattttataggtacatccacagaatacatataaaacattatattgaatcattattattatccaATATGCATCCCATTACAAAGTACACAACATTCTACAATAATAGAATATATCCAAAATCCAGAGTAAATGTCctactaattaactataaaattcattaaaaaataattaatcaaattattataaaaaagtctAAAGGTAaatcaagaaaatattaatgaaaatagtcAAACATAACtagaattcaataaaaatatgcaaataatgttatttaaacgTGACCTGCTGTGGCCTACCTTTGGcgatgttttaattaattaaattttaaaataaaatgtactttaaCAAATATGTTTTATGGAAGTTAGTTTACAGACTTTGTTTTGTAAGctgtaaatatttgaaattcacTCACCTTACGTACTTTGAGTATGGTATCATATAGAGAGCGAGTTTGACCATATTCCAGTTCTTGCAGCCATCATAGTTCATTATGTTCAAAGCCGTGGCTACGTGAGAGTGGCAATTGTCATAGAATATTATAtgctgaaaaataaattaaaattatttaaggaaaacttttaaaaaactaGATAAACACTATATTATACTGTAACAGTATAATTTGCAACTGAAAAAGGTTATTTTGAATGATGAAGTTTTAAATGATACCAAGTACAAAAGTTTTAGACATTCTCACAAAagttagtagtagtagtagtttcTAGTAAGTAATTTTCTTATAACTTCTTATATCAGATGCTATTTGCTGTTGTTTATTGCTTAAAGGTGAAAAAGAATTAGATCATTTGGagaagtataaatataataactacacatgcctaaatattattaatcaacttttatgttttaaataaacaaaatatactttttagttGCTGATATACATCAGATATTTaccattctttttttatatatttctgaaGATTCTGCAACTGCTGCATCCCATCCAGCCTGACCATTATTTGCTTTCTGTGGCGATAACTGCCAGTACTTAGTTGGATTTCCAAAAGCCATTAGGTCTTCTGATACAAAATATGGACCGGCGAAGTCTCTTATCACTCCATTTGACATGCATATACCCATATGTCCAAGAAAGGGAAATATCCATCtgttttataaagattaaaCAACTTTGATAAACATTAttgaaaagaaagaaatattcaAATCAAACAGTTATGATACTTGCGTTAGAACTGGTATAGGTGTCCAGACAATGCAATACGGATACCGGGAACGAACATGATCAATTGGATCCATTAAGACTGCTTGTTCACGATCGCTTAAGTCTATTGGGCTTCCAGGACTTTGATCACCGTTCATCATAATTAAAAACACCAAATctacatattttaattcaaactaaAAGAGTTTTCAATGACGcaaactataattaattcagTGCAATGATAAAACAAATTCTTTTTTGCTTCTcctaaatgtttaatttaaatgacaataacTTGACATTGACAATTTGAAatcaagttaaaataattaggattatttttatatcacgcTCATCACGCTATACAAAAGCATGATTCCTGTGACGCACAAACGCTGAACTGCTGAACAACAAAATGCgggaaatataaaatatctgtaTGTGATCCCTATTCCACTTTTAGAGAGACGGTATAAGctagattgaattaaaaattaaaaattatttaaatgtgaatTTTTGACAATAAACGTAGATAAATGCAAAACTATAAGgacattatatacatacatcaaGAATTCCAATTACAAGCTATCGCTTacaattcataatattttaagcctATACGTTTTCTAAATGAATTCAGACTATTAGAGAATATGTCAATTTCATGGCTTGAGTGGTTGACGGACACAGTGGTATTATGAATAGCATTGTATGCTTTCGTTGATTAAGCTCTAAACCTTTTCGAACAAGGAGTCCAAACGTAATGTTGAACGAATGCGCCAAGAAGCACTCGTTTAAATTCTTATCAGTGTTTCCactttaataatttcctttccCCTCGCCTCAGTCAAGATTTCCCCCTTCTCAGCCCTCCCAACTAAAGAAAAATCAGTTTGAAATACCACAATTTAAGTTTGTACAGTCCAATAAAACTGCAAgtgaatctaaaaaaaattagactaaGCATGAATAAAGCAAGAAAGTATAATCCAACATTTCGTATTCTTATTATAGCCTGTCcagaaatatataaaacctgCAGGTGTTGCCACTGTTTCTTTTATACGTTAACATTAGCTTTAACCAttatttccctcgatttccccTTTTCATGTCTTTCTCCCTTTTCTTCCCCTCTGAACACTAATTTTGCCCCAAAAGGGAAAGTTCTCCTCATTGTGGAAGCACTGTCGATACTTACTAAATTCTAGCGCAGCCAGTGGCAGAAAAGAGAAGTAAAATCTGggtttattctttattattgtCTACAATGAATACTATTATCTTTATATACTCTTTGAATACTATGGGAAAGCCTATACATTTTGGACTCCTTGTATCTATATGTCGTGTACACATCAGATGGAGCTGTATGACTTAGTACCTTTGTCTATCCCTTAATGGTTACCCCCATGACaccataaaaaaaagttacttgaACTGTCAAATTTCGTTGTTGACTTGTATTGTTGACGAAAAATGTTTGGCGCGAAGGCGCCCTGAAATTATTGTGTGAATTGTTGTATTTTGCTAGGAAGTTTACATTTCGTACAAGATGCCTgcatttttaaagtatatagaTATGGAAAACTTTAAGTCCTATCGGGGGCATCACCGAATAGGACCTCTGAAGTCTTTCACCGCCGTCGTAGGACCTAATGGGTCAGGTAAGACCGATTCACCTAGGCTTTTAATGTTATAAGcaagcttattatttatttgatgtttATTGTGACTATTTAGGTAAATCAAACTTCATGGATGCTGTAAGTTTTGTAATGGGTGAAAAAACGTCTCTACTTCGTGTCAAGCGACTTAGTGATTTGATTCACGGTGCTTCCATCAATAAACCTGTATCTAGAAGGTtagtatttattgaaaatatatcatTTACAATCATTCACATGTTTTATATGCAAGAAGTTTTTAGAGCAGTTGGGAAATCAGAAGTTCTAAGATGTAAAGAGATTAcacaaataagttttaaattaaagcagcattttattattataattgtttcaGTGCATCTGTGACAGCTACGTTTATATTGGAGGATATGACAGAAAAACAGTTTCAAAGATCTGTTATTGGACAATCTTCAGATCACAAAATCGATGGACAGGTAAGTTGGAAacatattaaactttaaaaatttacttacaaaTAGATTTGTCTTGTAGGTATAATCGTGCAGAACTTAATTTTGCATAGCATCAGTAACTATAGGGCCTGGGACATTGTGAGCATTGAAGTAGTACCCagcatttttaacaaaattaaaaaaaaaaatattctgtaaaatgaatgatattataattgattaaaacaaataaaactaaaattagaaCATTAATTGACAGTCATTTTTCGTATTGGTACAGTTAATGCTGGTTTAGTAATAGATCCATATCTCTACATACACAGCTAAAAGCACTGTAAAGTGTCACTCTCAGAGTAAATCTAAGCATCACTGCTCAGCCTTGTTTCTTATCACGTTCATTGTTAAACACGTGATGATGGATGATCGCAGCAATATTGAATTGGGCCCATGATGAGAAGATGAAGTATCTATAGAATTTTGTTTGAAGATGTTTACGCGTTCCATAGTGCTATTGCCAATGTGCGTCTTATGGGCCTCTAGAATCTAGAGCAAAGATTGAgctattataaacattttcagAAACCATATTAGATGTACACaggagtattatttaaaaaaaaagtgtaaatagcCATCCTCTATAAACCTAAATTTTCAGTTTGGTAATGAACATGTTcagaataaatttcaaaaactattttacaatattgtagGCATCCAGTTCTGTTATTATCGttaatagattatattatattgacaataaatttatttttacttactcTTGTAGTCGGTGTCAGTAAGCCAGTACCTTTCGGAGCTGGAAAAGCTTGGCATCAATGTGAAAGCTAAGAACTTCTTGGTGTTCCAAGGAGCCGTGGAGAGCATAGCTATGAAGAACCCTAAAGAGAGGACGGCGCTATTTGAGGAGATTAGTGGGTGAGTAAGAAAATAGTGATGAGGATTAAGAGATGATATTTCTCTTTGTGAAGATAAACAAAaccaaaacttttaatttacctTAATAAATATAGTTCTAATAATTTATCACAGTAAGTaatgcaaataataaaaaacaagtaataattttcttaaaatgagGATGAGCCATTAAGCCCAACCAGAATGCTCGGTagagttatttaaattattcactaaatttttatacttttaaagtttATGACAAAACACAAAATTGTCAATAAAAATTCTACATAAAATTTTCATGTTGTATAATACAGAATTACAGTTTATAAAGAACAAGTAAAAGAGACAGCTAAGTTatgaatagaaatattattatggatataaatataagtaaactaCAGCATTTGCTAACACTATGGACTAGACAAACTGgtcattatcaaatatttcacTTCTTATCTTTAGCTTCCATAGTAATTGTTGCCTTAAAGTTTAAACAAATGTTAGTCCATCTTATATCTCAAGTTATCATATGTTGATATTTCTGAtctatatttattgaaaaagagGGTTTAAGTAAATTAAGATCATCTTATACatgctttaaaatattttgttactttcaATATTCAAAATCTTCTTTCATTATAGTTCAGGAGTCCTAAAAGAGCAATATGAAGCATGCCGTGCAGAAGTGAATCGTGCAGATGAAGAGGCTCAGTTCTCGTACCAAAAGAAGAAAGGTGTGGCAGCGGAAAGGAAAGAGGCCAAGTTTGAGAAGGAGGAAGCCGAGAAGTACACAAGACTGAAGGAGGAATTagtatgtttattttaaggccccatatctttttataattgttacgaattcattgaggtagggctcagcaggatatattctgctTAAAATTGTGAGTAGACTATCTGGGGTAGTACGTCACCCTTACTTGGTGTActaagtgttgtgttcctgttgtgagtaaggtcagagctccttgggagtgtggggggtagggttggcaacttgcgatgcttctggtgttgcaggcatctataaactacggtaacggcttatcatcaggtgggcAGTACGCTAATCAGCCAATGTGGttgtgtaaaaattttttttgtaagctaTTACttatttgttgtaaaatttGTAAGTAGAATCATCTTACCGAACGTGTACCTGTTATCGTATTGGAATACCTGTAATTACTATAATACTCTATTTCCTACAGATATGAATGTTAGAATGTGTACAAATTTACAttagtttttgatatttattaaaaattgattacaGCAACAACAAAAAGTTGAACTTCAACTTTTCCACTTGTATCACAATGAGAAAGACATCCAAGCTTCTGAAGAGGAGTTGCAGCACAAGCAGTCGGAGCTGAACAAAATTGAGAAGAAAAGGCAAAAGGCAGAGGACGCTCTCAAGGAGAAGAAAAAGGAGGCTGGGACTGTACAGCGGGAGCTCGCTAAAATTGAACAGGATATCCGCGAAGTGGTTAGTGTTGTTGCAATTGGAATCAATAAATTACTACTTTTAAGATTAAAtgtggagtttcttgtcgattcttctcttcAGAATCTACAAATgttggtagcttcactttttactatgattataaataaataaatattttcagtttgtaaaatgacaatcgAAAAGTGCTTTTAAGTCTTGAATGAACTCATTTTGGAGACAGTGATGactattatctatactaatatcattaaagtgaaaagtttgttttgttAAACATAACACTTATGCATGCTTATCTTAGgtctggttcgaattgaaatattcttttcgtgttggatagtccatttactgaGGAAGGTTATAGCCTGTAATATTTTAGAACAttgttttcttaaaataatatgggtgaaaccgcagggcacagctagtgtctCTATAATAGTAACTGGGACTGTTCCGGGGATGAAAGGGGCTTTATGTACTAAAACtataaaatcatataattaCTTGGCGATTcggtaattaatatttaaatattgctaTACTAACAGGAAGCAGAAATATCCAAGAAGCGACCTACATTCATCAAGGCAAAGGAGCGTGTGACACATACCCAGAAGAAATTAGAGAGCGCAGTGAAGACCCTTGAGCAAGCACGGAAGGCCCATGAGGCTCACCAGGCAGatatcaggttttttttttaaataaatttgcacAACAAGTGGCTTTTTATTTTCGAATGGGgtgagaaatataaaaatgagtgtaACAAAGGTGATGAGTAGTAAAGGGGATTAGGCAGATATCAGGTTAGATCTGCTTTAAATTCGCATTTTATAGAAGTATAAATCGTTTTATGTTGTATTAATCCTTTTTTCACCACATATGGCTAAGGTTCATGAGATGAATATCTCAAAGTAtattcaactttaaaaaaaaaaaacttaattctgTTGTTTCACCAATATTACAAATGCCAAATAAGTAGTAATAACACTGGTATACATAACTTTAATAATGGGAGCCAATAATGAACCTTGTGCAACACTTGTATAATACTTTGATACAAAtccaaaagattttatttttattacattatttaataattaatacattgcATTATACATgcatttctaaaaataatgctaatttatttaattatattttttaaatcaaagaaatatattttttttttcgttaaatccTATGCATGTTGACACGAATGTACCCAGCtacattattattagtatttagcTGAGGATACAGTGCGTGTTTGCAGTAAGCTGGAGGAGGAGCTGCGGCAGGTGGAGGAGCAGAAGGCGGCGTGGGAGGCCTCCATCCTCGGGACCTCCGCCTCGCGCGCCGACGTGCACCTGGAGGAGGCGCAGGTGGGCCGCCATTGTACTGTTCGCGGAGATAGCCATTACAGATCGAAGATcaaacactccaatttattTACTTTGCAATGTGTTTAATGCTAATAACTAAACGATCTTATTCAAAACTCTCATTAAACATTAAAAGTAGATATTATATAAGATAGTTCTATCTCCATGAACTCTTCATGaagactaaaataaattaatagtctCTTTTGtgtaaattcaatatttatcaTTCTCGGTCCGATTTGGGCTCTATATCTTTATTGTGACATTTAACAATCATATTTGTGTAGGTTCTTGTACTCTCATGACACCAATATTCTTAGCAGAGCATTTACACTAAACATAAAATCATAGACTCACTCTGACATTAGCAAATCCTTACGGAAGCCAttatacaagaagaagaagaagaagaagtatgtgtaacaatgtttttttttttagtgatatagtaataattccTAAGATGAGCATGTATAACATGAGTATTGCTATTGGAGAGTAGTGATGCGAGTGGGCATGCTACAGATCCGCGAGTACGAGGAGCTGAAGATGGAAGCGTCGCGGCAGGCGGCGCGCTACCTGCAGGAGCTGGACTCTGTCAACCGCGAGCAGAAGTCCGACCAGGACCGCCTCGACAACGAGATGCGGCGTAAGGGCGAGCTGGAGAACAAACACCGCCAGAAGGTAAGCACTTTGAGTTTATTGATAGGTCTTATAAAATTAGACAAAAATGCAAAAGTGaaggtaaaattataaaataataaatcaatctaATTAAGACATTGTGATTGTGGCACAGTAAAATTACCCTCGATCTACACTACAAAACTAATAgtgttatttttactaattttgttttttacttcAGGGTCACGAGAGAAACGAGGCTATGAAGCGCGTCGAGAAACTAAACGAACACATTAAGAGTTCTGAAACAGCTCTGGAGGAACAGCGGAGGCTAAGAGCTGAATTGCAGGTGAGTAGACTTGAGTcctttatgataaaataaaggATAATCTGCCAATTTTAGACTTTTCATCCATTCTAGCAACATTTATTTCTGATATTTAAGGTTCTCTGAAGAATCTAAATCCTTGAGATTTTGTCTTTGAGCTATGTCATTTATTTTGGGCTTTTAATGGAACTTCTCATTTCCGATAACACTGCTCAGAGACAATTCGACCTAACCCAAGCTtaaagagccatttcacaaaaaatcggtaacaatccgcaaaattgtaatattttgtcgTCGTTAATCTCAacgttggatgcaataatgtaatttatatttttgaaatttaatagagcaacctttgttgtagtaacataataaatcagaattttgatttatattgtgtGTACAAAAtgattaaccttttcatcagccgtctccctgggtaaacggtcgaaaTGTACATTTTGAAGTCCTATTTTTCAATAACCTATACTTTAAAACTGTATttgaaaatatgataatatgtaaaatatgtttttgttgataCATTAATccatagtaaaattttaaagttactaATATTTTCCAAAGAAGTTGTTTAATACAGATTTAAGTAGCTAGTTctcacattaaattttataaataaattcttaaaatagtgttaaattttataattgagaATCCCACCCATCAAacaattgatttaaatattaaagttccTAAATATGTTAATAGATGTCACTAAACATAATTAAGTTACAGTAATAAGCTAATTTCATTTTGACGTCAATAGATGTCATTACAATGCAATTAAATCGCGCAAACGTTgtctttaaaatgtaatatataggtcaagtttaatttcaataaaacagTTCCAACAGCAGAGGTGTATTATTTAAAGTGAGTGAGTGTAGTGAGGTATTACGCAGCAACATTCTGGTGCCGAAACCCGGGAAAGTAGAAAGTAAGTGCTAAAGACAGTATAGTGAATAGTGAAAAATAAGTGCTCGTGCCTAAGAAGACTTGGATTGCAGTGTAAAGGACTAAGGAGTGAAGACTGGACAAACCGTGAGTAcagtgaaaaattattaaagtgaATAGTGATGGACTTAGAAAAAATTCGTAAAAAGTTTACTAGATACCACCTCGGTTTGTCTAAAGTCACTACAAAATTTAGGCATTAATACAGACTCGTGGGACGTTATCATCATACATTTAACAGCATCAAAATTGGATTATGAAACACGAAGACAGTGGGAAACTGAAATCAGCCGTGTATCACCTGATGATTTCCCAACCTGGAACCAATTAGTCCAATTTTTAGAAACAAAATTTAGATCACTGGAGATTGTAACGGGATCAaaacaagcaatacaacgtacaCTGCCTACGAGCTCTGGTAATAACCTAATAACCAAGCATAGAGCATTTCATTCAACTttccaaaaagaaaataaaagagaaaTTAGCTGCGTAATGTGTTCCAGTCCGCATTTATTGTATCAATGCAAACAATTTGGAGCCAAGTCTCCCCAAGAGAGATCTGAGTTTATACAAACCAAGAGGCTTTGTTTCAAttgtttttcgtctacccataATGTGAAGAGTTGCCGCCAGTCTACGTGCTGTCGTCGATGTGGTAGAAGACATCACACCCTGCTGCATATTGAGAGGAGTCAACCCCAAGGGACCCTTGGCTCACCAACTGCATCTGTATCATCAACAGGTGCAGCTCATCTTCAGGAGAGTTCAAAGTGTGA contains these protein-coding regions:
- the LOC123656384 gene encoding transmembrane protein 222, with the translated sequence MMNGDQSPGSPIDLSDREQAVLMDPIDHVRSRYPYCIVWTPIPVLTWIFPFLGHMGICMSNGVIRDFAGPYFVSEDLMAFGNPTKYWQLSPQKANNGQAGWDAAVAESSEIYKKRMHIIFYDNCHSHVATALNIMNYDGCKNWNMVKLALYMIPYSKYVSFGAFMKTWLPFFIIVAFICGLAAII